The following are encoded together in the Syngnathus typhle isolate RoL2023-S1 ecotype Sweden linkage group LG5, RoL_Styp_1.0, whole genome shotgun sequence genome:
- the ydjc gene encoding carbohydrate deacetylase isoform X6, which yields MNIAHRHALRCPNSWTRFWHSGHRINTERTPTRNVHQVAGKTRSGICQHGMDSLQHGADPGWQGQHKVDFTPTQSGLHFMWHRKRPLPKHSPTATIKMDLLKIQALTRKSSFIHDLTLDKGLSTMCLIETWQPPDVYQSLNEACPSGYKYIRNCITYSCRGRERAEASWSFVYRRSSDTKYSCGSRDTFKFLGTTISRDLKWTGHIDSVRKKAQQRLYFLRQLKKFNLPRELLKTFYTAIIQSVLSTSITA from the exons GTTTTGGCATTCTGGGCACAGAATCAACACGGAGCGGACTCCGACACGAAACGTACACCAGGTTGCCGGGAAAACACGGAGTGGAATTTGTCAACACGGAATGGACTCACTCCAACACGGAGCGGACCCCGGGTGGCAAGGACAACACAAAGTGGATTTCACTCCAACACAGAGTGGACTGCACTTCATGTGGCACAGAAAACgccccctacctaaacacagccccacagccacaatcaaaatggatctcctcaaaatccaagcactcacccgtaaatcatcatttattcacgacctcaCCCTGGACAAAGGCTTAAGCACAATGTGCCTGAttgagacctggcaaccaccggatgtctatcaatccctcaatgaagcctgtccctctggttataAATACATACGTAACTGCATAACATACAGCTGCAGAGGCCGtgagagagcggaggcttcgtggtcGTTTGTATACCGTCGATCATCAGACACAAAGTAtagctgcggatcaagag acaccttcaagttcctgggaaccacaatctctcgggacctgaaatggaccggccacatagactctgtccggaagaaggcccagcagaggctgtacttcctgagacagctaaagaagttcaacctgccgcgagagcttctgaagaccttctacactgccatcatccagtctgtcctctccacctccatcactgcctag
- the ydjc gene encoding carbohydrate deacetylase isoform X7, translated as MASSEDRLARFWHSGHRINTERTPTRNVHQVAGKTRSGICQHGMDSLQHGADPGWQGQHKVDFTPTQSGLHFMWHRKRPLPKHSPTATIKMDLLKIQALTRKSSFIHDLTLDKGLSTMCLIETWQPPDVYQSLNEACPSGYKYIRNCITYSCRGRERAEASWSFVYRRSSDTKYSCGSRDTFKFLGTTISRDLKWTGHIDSVRKKAQQRLYFLRQLKKFNLPRELLKTFYTAIIQSVLSTSITA; from the exons GTTTTGGCATTCTGGGCACAGAATCAACACGGAGCGGACTCCGACACGAAACGTACACCAGGTTGCCGGGAAAACACGGAGTGGAATTTGTCAACACGGAATGGACTCACTCCAACACGGAGCGGACCCCGGGTGGCAAGGACAACACAAAGTGGATTTCACTCCAACACAGAGTGGACTGCACTTCATGTGGCACAGAAAACgccccctacctaaacacagccccacagccacaatcaaaatggatctcctcaaaatccaagcactcacccgtaaatcatcatttattcacgacctcaCCCTGGACAAAGGCTTAAGCACAATGTGCCTGAttgagacctggcaaccaccggatgtctatcaatccctcaatgaagcctgtccctctggttataAATACATACGTAACTGCATAACATACAGCTGCAGAGGCCGtgagagagcggaggcttcgtggtcGTTTGTATACCGTCGATCATCAGACACAAAGTAtagctgcggatcaagag acaccttcaagttcctgggaaccacaatctctcgggacctgaaatggaccggccacatagactctgtccggaagaaggcccagcagaggctgtacttcctgagacagctaaagaagttcaacctgccgcgagagcttctgaagaccttctacactgccatcatccagtctgtcctctccacctccatcactgcctag